A single genomic interval of Methyloceanibacter caenitepidi harbors:
- the treS gene encoding maltose alpha-D-glucosyltransferase gives MSTAETSEALVDAPIEVPSAPETEREETQAIDLAAADWYKDAIIYQLHVKAFQDTNGDGIGDFEGLMQRLDHVESLGVTTIWLLPFYPSPLRDDGYDISDYRHVNPSYGDMDAFKAFIAEAHRRGIRVITELVVNHTSDQHPWFQAARKAPPGSPERDFYVWSDTDKRYGGTRIIFLDTETSNWAWDQEAGAYYWHRFYSHQPDLNFDNPKVLEEIIDVMRFWLDLGVDGLRLDAVPYLCEREGTNNENLPETHAILRRIRAEVDAQYPDRMLLAEANQWPEDTHPYFGDGDECHMAFHFPLMPRMYMALAQEDRHPVTDILRQTPEIPDSAQWALFLRNHDELTLEMVTDDERDYLWRTYANDSRARINLGIRRRLAPLLENDRRKIQLLNALLLSMPGTPVLYYGDEIGMGDNFYLGDRDGVRTPMQWSADRNGGFSKADPQQLYLPPIMDANYGYQTINVEAQQRDPSSLLNWTRRMIQVRKTHAAFGRGSLTFLYPRNRKILAYLREHEGQTLLCVFNLARSAQAVELDLSAHAGAVPVELTGNSAFPPIGDLTYMLTLPAYGFYWFILAGEEEEPRWHVAPPEVAPDYITLIASDGWQSLFTDRQKRLMEQDVLPGFVARQRWFGAKDATSLRFDSRPLATFEGARGSYPLAVCAASMAESDSQAYFLPFSAKWGSDNVRVGAPLLPFTLAKLRSGSKVGALIDAANDQDFIRDVAWAMGENNIIEAENGKVVFSAGPDWVPLPEDAPIRAVGGEQSNVSIIIDERIMLKIYRRLRAGTQPELEIARFLTEVARYPNTPEFLGAVEYVTDTGEHTALAIAFSFVQNQGDAWTALVDGLDRSLEDLTLRQDKKATVESDLERLYTFPLDLAVRLGKRTGEMHRAFATPTDDPAFASEPISEDDISRWAQTLRDESGRVLGELERRMVSLPEAARHHVATLLGVREALDDRIAAIDATAPLGIKTRIHGDYHLGQVLVSKDDVIIIDFEGEPRRSLAERREKSSPLRDVAGMLRSIDYVASAAVDRFATRKGELPDHAVAVATAWRNRASRDFLSAYLDAVQGTQICPEDRQAAESLLDLFLLQKGFYEIAYEAANRPHWLSIPLRNVVDLLTGTRAYQI, from the coding sequence ATGAGCACGGCAGAAACATCCGAGGCGCTAGTCGACGCGCCGATCGAGGTGCCATCGGCGCCGGAGACCGAGCGCGAGGAGACGCAGGCGATCGATCTTGCGGCAGCGGACTGGTACAAAGACGCGATCATCTACCAACTGCATGTCAAGGCGTTTCAGGACACCAACGGCGACGGCATCGGGGATTTCGAGGGTCTGATGCAGCGGCTCGACCATGTCGAGTCTCTCGGCGTCACGACGATTTGGCTGCTTCCCTTTTATCCTTCGCCGCTTCGCGATGACGGCTACGACATCTCGGATTACCGCCACGTCAATCCCTCGTATGGGGATATGGACGCATTCAAGGCTTTCATCGCGGAGGCCCACAGGCGTGGCATCCGGGTGATCACGGAGCTTGTCGTCAACCACACATCCGATCAGCACCCCTGGTTTCAGGCGGCCCGCAAGGCGCCGCCTGGGTCGCCCGAACGCGATTTCTATGTGTGGAGCGACACCGACAAGCGCTATGGCGGTACACGGATCATCTTTCTGGATACTGAGACGTCGAATTGGGCGTGGGACCAAGAGGCGGGCGCCTATTACTGGCATCGCTTTTATTCGCACCAGCCCGATCTCAACTTCGACAACCCCAAGGTTCTCGAAGAGATCATCGATGTCATGCGCTTCTGGCTCGACCTTGGCGTCGATGGCCTGCGGCTCGACGCCGTACCGTATCTTTGTGAGCGCGAAGGGACCAACAACGAGAACCTCCCCGAGACCCATGCGATCTTGAGGCGCATCCGTGCGGAGGTCGACGCGCAGTACCCAGATCGCATGCTCCTCGCCGAAGCCAATCAATGGCCCGAGGATACGCATCCCTATTTCGGCGATGGCGACGAGTGTCACATGGCATTCCATTTTCCGCTGATGCCGCGCATGTACATGGCGCTGGCTCAGGAGGATCGCCATCCGGTCACGGATATTTTGCGGCAGACGCCGGAAATTCCCGACAGCGCGCAGTGGGCGCTCTTCTTGCGGAATCACGACGAGCTCACGCTGGAGATGGTGACGGACGACGAGCGCGATTACCTGTGGCGCACCTATGCCAACGACAGCCGTGCCCGGATCAATCTCGGCATCCGCCGCCGCCTGGCACCGTTGCTCGAGAACGACCGGCGCAAGATCCAGTTGCTGAATGCCTTGCTGCTGTCGATGCCCGGGACGCCTGTGCTCTACTACGGCGACGAGATCGGCATGGGCGACAATTTCTATCTCGGCGACCGGGATGGGGTGCGGACCCCCATGCAATGGTCCGCCGATCGCAATGGCGGATTCTCGAAAGCCGATCCGCAACAGCTCTATCTGCCGCCGATCATGGACGCCAACTACGGCTACCAGACCATCAACGTCGAAGCCCAGCAAAGGGACCCATCGTCTCTGTTGAACTGGACGCGGCGGATGATCCAGGTGCGCAAGACGCACGCCGCCTTCGGTCGCGGGAGCTTGACCTTTCTCTATCCGCGCAATCGGAAGATCTTGGCATACCTGCGGGAGCATGAGGGGCAAACCTTGCTCTGCGTGTTCAACCTCGCGCGCTCCGCACAAGCCGTAGAGCTCGATCTGTCCGCCCATGCCGGCGCGGTGCCGGTCGAACTGACCGGCAATTCGGCCTTTCCGCCTATCGGCGATCTGACCTACATGCTGACGCTGCCGGCCTACGGCTTCTACTGGTTCATCCTCGCAGGAGAGGAAGAGGAACCGCGCTGGCATGTAGCGCCGCCGGAAGTCGCGCCGGATTACATCACGCTCATTGCGTCGGATGGCTGGCAGAGCCTCTTCACCGATCGCCAGAAGAGACTCATGGAGCAGGACGTGTTGCCCGGCTTTGTCGCGCGGCAACGGTGGTTCGGCGCAAAGGATGCCACGTCGCTTCGCTTCGACTCGCGTCCCTTGGCGACGTTCGAAGGCGCGCGCGGCAGCTACCCGCTGGCCGTCTGCGCGGCGTCGATGGCGGAGAGTGATAGCCAGGCTTACTTCCTGCCGTTCTCGGCCAAATGGGGGAGCGATAACGTGCGGGTCGGCGCGCCGTTGCTGCCCTTTACCCTCGCCAAATTGCGGTCGGGCTCGAAAGTCGGCGCCCTGATCGATGCCGCCAACGACCAGGACTTTATTCGCGATGTCGCTTGGGCGATGGGTGAGAACAACATCATCGAGGCGGAGAACGGGAAGGTCGTGTTCTCCGCAGGTCCGGACTGGGTGCCTCTTCCGGAGGACGCCCCGATCCGCGCGGTCGGCGGCGAGCAAAGCAATGTGTCGATCATCATCGACGAACGCATCATGCTCAAGATCTACCGTCGTCTTCGCGCCGGTACGCAGCCCGAACTCGAGATTGCCCGCTTTCTTACCGAGGTTGCCCGCTACCCCAACACACCGGAATTTCTCGGTGCGGTGGAATACGTGACCGATACAGGCGAGCATACCGCGCTGGCGATCGCGTTTTCCTTCGTGCAGAACCAGGGCGATGCGTGGACGGCTTTGGTTGATGGACTCGACCGGTCGCTCGAGGATCTCACGTTGCGCCAGGACAAGAAGGCGACCGTCGAGAGCGATCTGGAGCGGCTGTACACCTTCCCGCTGGATCTCGCCGTGCGGCTCGGCAAGAGAACGGGCGAGATGCATCGGGCGTTCGCAACGCCGACCGACGACCCGGCCTTTGCCAGTGAACCGATTTCAGAGGACGACATTTCGAGATGGGCTCAAACGCTGCGTGACGAATCAGGCCGTGTCCTCGGGGAACTGGAAAGAAGGATGGTGTCGCTTCCCGAGGCGGCGCGCCATCATGTGGCGACCTTGCTTGGCGTGCGAGAGGCGCTCGATGACCGCATCGCCGCAATCGACGCCACGGCGCCACTCGGCATCAAGACGCGCATTCATGGCGACTACCATCTGGGCCAAGTGCTCGTCTCCAAGGACGATGTGATCATCATCGACTTCGAAGGCGAACCGCGCCGGAGCCTTGCCGAGCGGCGCGAGAAGAGTTCGCCGTTGCGCGACGTTGCCGGTATGCTGCGCTCGATCGACTATGTGGCTTCTGCCGCCGTCGATCGCTTTGCCACGCGGAAAGGCGAGTTGCCAGACCATGCGGTGGCGGTGGCTACGGCCTGGCGCAACCGGGCCAGCCGGGACTTTCTGAGCGCCTATCTCGATGCCGTTCAAGGGACACAAATCTGTCCCGAGGACCGGCAAGCGGCTGAAAGCCTGCTCGACCTCTTCCTGTTGCAGAAAGGGTTCTACGAGATCGCGTATGAGGCAGCCAATCGCCCGCATTGGCTGTCGATCCCCTTGCGCAATGTGGTCGATTTGCTGACTGGGACGAGAGCTTATCAAATATGA
- a CDS encoding VTT domain-containing protein has translation MKPNSVDVSSGKRILRPRDNVWRIERFSRAAVLIDPATYFGAVRAALLKAKHRVFIIGWDIHSRTRLVGPAGHADDGYPEELGAFLSALVENKPELEVNLLLWDFALLYAAEREPFPVYSLRWNTPRRVTLCLDDAVPIGSSHHQKLVVVDDAIAFSGGIDITVRRWDTSEHRIDESLRRDPAGESYGPFHDVQMLVDGDAAYALADLARARWQSAAREIIPPADAGGDPWPKHVRPDFVDAEAGIARTQPLFERLEAVHEVQQLFCDSIGAAEDTIYIENQFLSSIPLAAALARRLRERPQLEVVIITPASHTSWLEASSMRNGRVRFMQELQKHDIAERVRVLSPEVRDGSRAMHVMVHSKVMIVDDRLLRVGSANLNNRSMGTDTECDIAIEARRADEREAIAAVRNRLISHHCGTTSETVVAALAKNPSLVALTDGLASNGHALRPIHDGPVNGNEWAAYMESIADPERPIGAEEFASTVLDARVQRRGLSNLVKVCLVGLVMLALVLAWHLTPLSDLARPETVRSTMEWVATVPWGPLVVLAIFVVSSVLLFPVTVLIAATAAAFGPWLGFAYAAAGSLLSALVSFGIGALIGRQTLTDVLGPRLNRISRSVRKRGVLAVAVVRLVPIAPFGVVNLVAGASRIRSLDFVLGTALGMLPGIAVLAAVGHQVIEVLMDPSLKSLLWLALALAAWITLSFSLQALVSKYWGDSS, from the coding sequence GTGAAACCCAATAGCGTCGATGTCTCCTCGGGGAAAAGAATCCTGCGCCCACGTGATAATGTGTGGCGCATCGAGCGTTTCTCGCGCGCTGCAGTCCTGATAGATCCCGCGACCTATTTCGGTGCAGTCCGTGCGGCCCTGCTGAAAGCCAAGCACCGCGTCTTTATCATCGGATGGGACATCCATAGCCGCACCCGTCTTGTAGGTCCTGCGGGCCATGCTGACGACGGCTATCCAGAGGAGTTGGGCGCCTTCCTCTCTGCCCTCGTCGAAAACAAGCCAGAGCTTGAGGTGAATCTGCTGCTGTGGGACTTCGCTTTGCTCTACGCGGCAGAACGGGAACCGTTTCCTGTATATTCGCTGCGCTGGAACACGCCGCGGCGCGTAACACTTTGCCTCGATGACGCGGTACCGATCGGCTCCTCGCACCACCAGAAGCTGGTAGTGGTTGACGATGCCATTGCCTTTTCGGGTGGCATCGACATTACCGTGCGGCGCTGGGACACATCGGAACACCGCATCGATGAGTCGTTACGACGCGACCCGGCCGGTGAATCCTACGGGCCATTCCACGACGTGCAGATGCTGGTTGACGGTGACGCGGCGTATGCTCTGGCTGATCTGGCCCGTGCGCGGTGGCAGTCCGCAGCGCGTGAAATCATTCCTCCGGCCGACGCTGGTGGTGACCCCTGGCCCAAGCATGTCAGGCCCGACTTCGTCGACGCCGAAGCCGGCATCGCACGCACACAGCCGCTTTTCGAGAGGCTGGAGGCGGTGCACGAGGTGCAACAGCTGTTCTGTGATTCAATTGGCGCGGCGGAGGATACGATTTACATCGAGAATCAGTTCCTCAGTTCCATCCCGCTCGCAGCGGCACTGGCCCGGAGGTTGCGCGAACGTCCGCAGCTGGAAGTGGTCATCATCACGCCGGCGAGCCACACTTCCTGGCTCGAGGCAAGCAGCATGCGCAATGGCCGCGTCCGCTTCATGCAGGAGCTGCAGAAGCACGACATTGCCGAGCGCGTACGCGTCCTCTCTCCTGAGGTGCGCGATGGTAGCCGCGCAATGCACGTCATGGTCCATTCCAAGGTGATGATCGTCGATGACCGCCTGCTTCGCGTCGGCTCTGCCAATCTCAACAACCGTTCCATGGGTACCGATACGGAATGCGACATCGCAATCGAGGCGCGGCGCGCCGATGAGCGCGAGGCGATCGCCGCGGTCCGCAACCGCCTGATCAGCCACCACTGCGGCACCACCTCGGAGACTGTGGTAGCGGCACTGGCGAAAAATCCCTCGCTTGTTGCCCTAACCGACGGACTGGCTTCGAACGGACACGCGCTTCGGCCAATCCATGACGGGCCGGTGAACGGCAACGAATGGGCGGCCTACATGGAAAGCATCGCCGATCCCGAGCGGCCGATTGGTGCAGAAGAATTCGCCAGCACTGTTCTCGACGCGCGCGTCCAGCGGCGCGGTCTGTCGAACCTTGTCAAGGTATGTCTTGTGGGCCTTGTAATGCTCGCCCTGGTGCTGGCTTGGCACCTGACCCCGCTGTCCGATCTCGCACGGCCCGAGACGGTACGTAGCACGATGGAGTGGGTTGCTACGGTGCCCTGGGGCCCGCTTGTGGTGCTCGCCATATTCGTCGTCAGTAGCGTTCTGTTGTTTCCAGTCACGGTACTGATCGCAGCAACCGCCGCTGCCTTTGGTCCGTGGCTCGGCTTCGCCTATGCTGCGGCCGGGTCGCTACTCAGCGCGCTCGTCTCGTTCGGCATCGGTGCTCTGATCGGTCGACAGACGCTGACGGACGTGCTCGGTCCGCGGCTAAACCGTATTAGCCGCAGCGTGCGCAAGAGAGGGGTGTTAGCGGTGGCGGTAGTCCGCCTGGTGCCAATCGCCCCATTCGGCGTCGTAAATCTGGTCGCCGGCGCCAGCCGTATTCGGTCCCTGGACTTTGTGCTTGGCACCGCGCTAGGCATGTTGCCCGGCATCGCCGTACTAGCGGCCGTCGGCCACCAAGTCATCGAGGTGCTGATGGATCCAAGCCTAAAATCGCTCTTGTGGCTGGCATTGGCATTGGCGGCGTGGATAACGCTGTCCTTCAGCCTGCAGGCTCTCGTCTCCAAGTATTGGGGCGACTCTTCGTGA
- a CDS encoding alpha-1,4-glucan--maltose-1-phosphate maltosyltransferase produces MADWTARDLKKTPSSASTQQTFDDDRLQHAVSDRIAIEAVTPELDGGRFAVKRVVGDVLTIEADIFCDGHDKIDAGLRYRFEAEQDWSELPMQFLGNDRWRVELPLSRNGRYFYTIVAWRDLYATWRDEVGKKHDAGQPIPLELTEGRHLIEAAMRSDRGAVAERAELEAVLKTLDLAKTDADRLACLTAAPVQDLYAKAGPRTNVTGYSKVLPVWVDRKRAAFSAWYEMFPRSQSGDAERHGTFDDVIERLPYVRDLGFDVLYFPPIHPIGKTNRKGRNNSLTPGADDPGSPYAIGSEDGGHDAIHKELGTFAAFERLLQEAKAHGLEIALDFAIQCSPDHPWIKEHPEWFDWRPDGSIKFAENPPKKYEDIVNVHFYRDAFPSIWLALRDIVLFWAEKGVRIFRVDNPHTKPFPFWEWMIREVQDKYPDVIFLSEAFTRPAPMKRLAKLGFTQSYTYFTWRNSKQELIDYASELTKSAMREYFRPNFFVNTPDINPPYLQTSGRPGFQVRVLLAATLAGNYGIYNGVEICEARAVPGKEEYLDSEKYEIVAWDWDREGNIRADITLVNRLRHEHKALQQFTNLNFYNLWNDQILYYGKFTDDLSDFLLFAVNLDPHNAQGGNFEVPLWEFGLPDESDIGVEDLVTGQRFIWSGKIQHVLLDPAERPYAIWRLHPKGGK; encoded by the coding sequence ATGGCTGACTGGACTGCCCGGGATCTGAAGAAAACGCCAAGTTCTGCGTCGACCCAGCAGACCTTCGACGATGATCGGCTGCAACACGCCGTCAGCGACAGGATTGCCATCGAAGCCGTGACGCCCGAGCTTGATGGGGGCCGTTTTGCCGTCAAGCGCGTGGTCGGAGACGTCTTGACGATCGAAGCTGACATCTTCTGCGACGGCCATGACAAGATCGACGCCGGGTTGCGTTACCGCTTCGAGGCCGAGCAGGATTGGAGCGAACTGCCGATGCAGTTCCTCGGCAACGACCGCTGGAGGGTTGAACTCCCGCTTTCCCGGAACGGACGTTATTTTTACACGATCGTTGCTTGGCGCGATTTGTATGCCACCTGGCGCGACGAGGTCGGGAAGAAGCATGATGCAGGCCAGCCGATCCCGCTGGAACTGACCGAGGGCCGTCACCTGATCGAGGCGGCCATGCGCTCGGATCGCGGGGCCGTGGCGGAGCGGGCGGAGCTCGAGGCTGTGCTCAAAACGCTCGACCTCGCCAAGACCGATGCCGACAGGCTCGCATGTCTCACGGCCGCGCCGGTGCAGGATCTCTATGCAAAGGCCGGTCCGCGCACCAACGTCACGGGTTACAGCAAGGTTCTGCCTGTCTGGGTCGACCGCAAACGTGCAGCCTTCAGCGCCTGGTACGAGATGTTTCCGCGCTCGCAGTCCGGCGACGCCGAACGTCATGGCACGTTCGACGACGTCATTGAGCGGCTTCCCTATGTCCGCGATCTCGGTTTCGACGTCCTGTACTTCCCGCCGATCCACCCGATCGGGAAGACCAACCGCAAGGGACGCAACAACTCACTGACCCCGGGGGCAGACGATCCTGGGAGCCCCTATGCCATCGGATCCGAAGATGGCGGACACGACGCGATACACAAAGAGCTCGGAACATTCGCCGCGTTCGAGCGTCTTCTTCAGGAGGCCAAGGCACATGGTCTCGAGATCGCACTGGACTTCGCGATCCAGTGTTCACCCGACCATCCATGGATCAAAGAGCATCCGGAGTGGTTCGATTGGCGCCCTGACGGCAGCATCAAGTTCGCAGAGAATCCCCCGAAGAAATATGAGGACATCGTCAACGTTCACTTCTATCGCGATGCCTTTCCGTCGATTTGGCTTGCCTTGCGCGACATCGTGCTCTTCTGGGCGGAGAAGGGCGTCCGGATCTTCCGGGTCGACAATCCGCACACGAAGCCGTTTCCGTTCTGGGAGTGGATGATCCGCGAGGTTCAGGACAAATATCCGGACGTGATCTTCCTGTCGGAGGCATTCACGCGGCCCGCTCCGATGAAGCGGCTGGCCAAGCTCGGGTTCACGCAGTCGTACACGTATTTCACGTGGCGCAACTCGAAGCAGGAGTTGATCGATTATGCGAGCGAGCTGACGAAAAGCGCCATGCGGGAGTATTTCCGGCCGAATTTCTTCGTCAATACGCCTGACATCAACCCGCCCTATCTGCAGACGAGCGGCCGGCCCGGCTTTCAGGTTCGTGTCTTGCTCGCCGCGACGCTCGCCGGCAACTACGGCATCTACAATGGCGTTGAGATCTGCGAAGCGCGTGCCGTGCCCGGTAAGGAAGAATATCTCGACTCCGAGAAATACGAGATCGTGGCCTGGGATTGGGACCGCGAGGGGAACATCCGCGCCGACATCACCCTCGTCAATCGATTGCGCCACGAGCACAAGGCTCTTCAGCAGTTCACGAACCTCAACTTCTACAATTTGTGGAACGACCAGATTCTGTACTACGGCAAATTCACCGACGACCTCTCGGACTTTCTCCTATTCGCGGTCAATCTCGATCCGCACAATGCCCAAGGCGGAAACTTCGAGGTGCCGCTGTGGGAGTTCGGTCTGCCGGATGAGTCCGATATCGGAGTCGAGGATCTGGTGACAGGCCAGCGCTTCATATGGTCCGGCAAGATACAGCATGTGCTGTTGGATCCAGCCGAACGGCCCTACGCGATCTGGCGCCTCCATCCAAAGGGGGGCAAATGA
- a CDS encoding CHAD domain-containing protein has product MKAPVTYRFEHTTRTVEENLRSIAHSQIEKALAELDDTEMSVQDTVHQVRKRCKKLRGLVRLVRGSFSDYKSENQKFRDTAAQLSYIRDAEAIIETHDDLIGVYGDQIDQMAFSSVRDQLAARQEKILTERDIEQKLAQLRAEMVDARDRTHQWRLSEKSFEAIEGGLAKTYKRARTAMAAAHKDPTPEKLHEWRKRVKYHWYHARLLRDIWPLMMRAHVEAADKLSDMLGDHHDLAVYRMTLLSDPESYGDSEQIEALIGLIVARQSVLAQEAFVLGARLLAERPSALVKRWRAFWRTALRQEAARENALAA; this is encoded by the coding sequence TTGAAGGCTCCAGTGACCTATCGCTTCGAGCACACGACTAGGACCGTCGAGGAGAACCTGCGAAGTATTGCGCACAGTCAGATCGAGAAGGCTCTGGCGGAACTCGACGACACCGAGATGAGCGTTCAGGACACCGTCCACCAAGTACGCAAGCGCTGCAAGAAGCTCCGCGGTCTCGTTCGCCTCGTTCGCGGTAGCTTCTCGGACTACAAGTCCGAAAATCAGAAGTTCCGCGATACGGCGGCTCAGCTGTCCTATATCCGCGACGCCGAGGCCATCATCGAGACGCATGATGATTTGATCGGCGTGTATGGCGATCAGATCGATCAAATGGCTTTCTCGTCCGTGCGCGATCAGCTCGCGGCGCGCCAGGAAAAAATCCTCACGGAAAGGGACATTGAGCAGAAGCTGGCTCAACTCCGCGCCGAAATGGTCGACGCACGTGACCGGACTCATCAGTGGCGCTTGAGCGAAAAGAGCTTCGAAGCGATCGAAGGCGGTTTGGCCAAGACCTACAAACGTGCCCGCACCGCGATGGCGGCAGCGCACAAAGATCCGACGCCGGAGAAACTCCACGAATGGCGTAAGCGCGTAAAATACCACTGGTACCATGCGCGCCTGTTGCGGGACATTTGGCCTCTGATGATGCGTGCGCATGTCGAGGCCGCAGATAAACTCTCGGACATGCTCGGCGACCATCACGACCTAGCGGTCTATCGGATGACGCTGCTTTCCGATCCCGAGTCGTATGGCGATTCGGAACAGATCGAGGCTTTGATAGGACTTATCGTCGCTCGTCAGTCGGTCCTGGCGCAGGAGGCATTTGTCTTGGGCGCAAGGCTGCTGGCAGAGAGGCCCTCGGCCCTCGTCAAGCGCTGGCGCGCATTTTGGCGCACGGCCCTGCGCCAAGAGGCCGCTCGGGAAAATGCGTTGGCTGCCTGA
- a CDS encoding potassium channel family protein translates to MAKKSFHGRPIFPGSVQGSATVSHIGVNTLSTYKANVIGGVKDNAICTDGDNTMITGLTVGYGDVVPTTISSRVVSVLVGLIGLIFFGILVAVATRALGKTVGEKRDL, encoded by the coding sequence ATGGCTAAGAAATCATTCCACGGACGCCCGATTTTTCCTGGCAGTGTTCAGGGGTCGGCGACAGTTTCTCACATCGGGGTCAACACGCTTTCCACCTACAAAGCCAACGTTATCGGCGGTGTGAAAGACAATGCGATCTGTACTGATGGAGACAACACCATGATCACTGGCCTCACTGTTGGCTACGGCGACGTTGTTCCGACAACGATATCGAGCCGAGTCGTGAGCGTACTTGTTGGCCTCATCGGCCTCATTTTCTTCGGTATCCTCGTTGCAGTTGCAACCCGGGCACTCGGTAAGACTGTTGGGGAGAAAAGGGACCTTTAA
- a CDS encoding endonuclease/exonuclease/phosphatase family protein, translated as MTWNIHGTIGFNPGFDLAGVIALILRWRPDVIALQEVDSRRPPEGEDAFALLQDALGQHGIPAHSIASADGHYGQILISSFPIINSEIHDISAPEREPRRAIRAELGTAAGPVRVIATHLGLSIRERREQAQLLLALAGPHDMTTVVLGDFNDWFFVGSVRAVLARVLPGRSRFRTFPSFLPLLRLDRIYCRPCCAVRDMYTDPNARSLSDHLPVIADLAVNQS; from the coding sequence ATGACCTGGAACATCCATGGCACGATCGGTTTCAATCCCGGCTTTGACTTGGCCGGTGTCATTGCCTTGATCCTGCGCTGGAGACCCGACGTTATCGCACTGCAGGAAGTCGATTCCCGCCGTCCGCCCGAAGGCGAGGACGCCTTTGCGCTTCTTCAGGATGCACTGGGTCAGCATGGCATTCCCGCGCATTCCATCGCCAGCGCGGATGGTCACTATGGGCAGATTCTGATCAGCTCCTTCCCGATCATCAACAGCGAAATTCACGATATCTCTGCACCTGAACGCGAGCCACGCCGCGCTATACGCGCGGAACTCGGGACGGCTGCCGGCCCGGTGCGCGTCATCGCCACGCACCTTGGCCTGAGCATCCGCGAGCGACGTGAGCAGGCGCAATTGTTGCTCGCGCTGGCCGGTCCGCATGACATGACCACGGTCGTGCTCGGCGACTTCAACGACTGGTTCTTCGTCGGTTCCGTGCGGGCGGTGCTCGCGAGAGTCTTGCCCGGACGCAGTCGGTTTCGCACCTTTCCTAGCTTCCTTCCCTTGCTACGCCTCGACCGAATTTACTGTCGGCCCTGCTGCGCCGTACGCGACATGTATACCGACCCAAACGCGCGCAGCCTGTCGGATCACTTGCCGGTGATCGCCGACCTAGCGGTAAACCAAAGCTAA
- a CDS encoding aconitase X catalytic domain-containing protein, giving the protein MGKLKDMGAATATNGAVGLYHVENITPDAIEHGRDLLIKGYQA; this is encoded by the coding sequence ATGGGCAAGCTCAAGGATATGGGTGCCGCAACCGCCACCAACGGGGCGGTAGGTCTCTATCACGTCGAAAACATAACACCCGACGCAATTGAACATGGCCGCGATCTGCTCATCAAGGGCTACCAGGCTTAA